In Yamadazyma tenuis chromosome 7, complete sequence, the sequence TCCAAAAGTCAATCCCGGATATGACTGGATCAAGGATTCACAGTTGATGTTTGCCGAAAGAGAATACAGTAGTTTCAAGACTCAAATTGAAAGTTTCCCCAATTATCACATGTCAATGGCGTTTTTCCATATCCCATTACCAGAGTACCGTAACTTGGACCAAGCTCATATTGGAGAAAAACGTGAAGGAATCACGGCACCAAAGTATAATACCCATGCTCGGACAAAGTTAGGTGAACTTGGTGTCAAAGCTATTAGTGTGGGCCATGATCACTGTAATGATTACTGCCTTCTTGACAATGAAAATAGCAAAGAATTGAATTCAAATAAAATGTGGTTATGCTatggtggtggttctgGAGAAGGTGGATACGGTGGATATGGGGGATACATAAGGAGATTAAGAAGTTTCGAATTTGATACTACCAAGGGAGAAAtaacaacttggaagagaTTGGAATCAGATCCTGAGACCAAGGTTGATAAGCAGGTGATTGTGTCTCTTGGGGAGGTAGTTAATTTTAAGGGTTAAGGTATAGTATTAATTTCCAACTATAATGTATTTAGTATGAATAATCTGTCATCTTGTAGTATCTAAGCGTATGGCTGTATTTGGTATTTACATCTCAGTGTAAACTATATTTCACAAATTCGCGTTACAAACCTTCGATTcattcaaagaacttgttTCAGCACACAATTCGATTCCCACTTTTCACAATTCAATCCCTTAAACCAGCACTTGGAACTTTCATCCTCACATACAATATATTCCAACCATATGTCAGCACTATCCAAAAATCTCGACTCAGAGAGTCCCACCACTTCCCAAGCTGTTGAAACTCCTAACATTGATCTCAAAGAGCTAAAGCAATGGCTAACCAAATCGAATTGTCAAAACTATTATaccaagtttgtggagcaAGGGGTTACATACGAGCTTGTTCCAGAGCTTGACACAAACGCCCTCAAAGAGCTTGGGGTTACAAAAGTGGGAGATCGGTTGAAACTCGAAATAGCCGTCTCCAATCTTAAGGcagagaaattgaagaagcttaTCTCCATTGACGAACTCTATAACAGCTTGAACCTTTATACGCTTGCCTCACCTACTTATAGACCTAGTGCCCTCAATATAGGCGACTATGCAATGACATCCGAATCCACGATAGTTCAGTCAACAGATGTGAATGTTATACAAAATATGAGTCAAAGTACCATCAATTTGAACCAGAACTCGGCTATTCCAGAGAATAAgaactccaacaaaaacatcaCTTTCATATTAGCGGATGGATCTTTAAAGAAGGTGAATGTCACAGGATGCTTCAATGCCCAGTCCATCAAACGTAAAGTGTTGAGAAAGTTGGGTATAAAACTGCAAGAGAACAAATATGACACGTACATTCAAAATTCTAATTCAATTGATGCAGTTAGCTTGTTATATGACGTGGAACTTGTCACGATATGTTATTCTCCCGAACGACTCGAAAAGCATCGGGTAATGTTATGTGAAAAGGGCCAGTATCCTACCAGTACTCAAGTGGAAGTGAGTGCAAAAATAATGGCTAAATACGAAAGGTTTAATAAAGCCAAGTCTATAAATACTCAACAAGAACCGGCCATTAACCAGCCACCGACATTGAGACAAgtatttggccaaagaCCTCCAAGtgagttgatttcttctaATTTGGCAGAATATTTCCCGGAAGCCCATCATaaagagttggaacaaAGTATCAGAAACAGTGTGAGGTATAGTGTGAGATTTTCACGAAGACTACCATACAATGGTTTAGGATTGGGAAGCAACCTTTCTGTTAATTCCAGTAGTCACAAAAGACACTCGGTATACAGTAATAGTACCGTTAGAAACCCAGCTCCTTCCCTCAACCTTAGCGATAATTCCTCATCGCAACAACGCAGACTACCTTCAGGAAGAACTATTGGTGAAATGATGGTGAATCACGTGAATTCAATTGAGGAAGTGGTGAACCCCGGGGATAACTACTCGATATTCAGCAAACCGTCTATTAACTCTGATAAATCTAATTTGAGCGGAAGTCAATCACCTTATGGGGGGGATCTGAAGTATCACACCACTGCTTCATCCAATAAGGCTAGATTATCGATAGCAGCTAACTTTGTTGACCAATCTAACGACAACAATCGATATTCAAGGATTGAACTATTGAATGTGGATTCGGACGATGAGGATTACGACGACtattttgatgatggtgaCTTCATAGCTGAATATGGTGACTTAGAACCAAGTCCATTCTTGGAGGAAGATGGACCTAAAAACTGGTTGAAAGGTGCAAGGATTGGGTCCGGCAGTTTTGGAACTGTGTATTTGGGAATGTCGCCATTCACAGGAGAATTGATGGCTGTCAAACAAGTTAGCTTGAACAATTCACAACCAGAACTGCAAAACTTAATGGTCGAAGCCTTGCAACATGAAATGTTGTTGTTAAAGAATttaaaccacaaaaataTTGTCAGATACTTGGGGTCTTCAATATCTGAAGAACACTTGAATATTTTCCTAGAATACGTCCCCGGGGGATCTGTGCAATCGATGTTGATGTCGTACGGACCATTCGAGGAACCTTTGATACGGAATTTTATCCGCCAAGTCTTGATTGGGTTGACCTACCTCCATGGAGAAGACATTATTCACCGTGATATAAAAGGAGCGAACATTTTGATTGATATTAAAGGGACGGTCAAGATAAGTGATTTCGGGATTTCCAAGAAGATAACTAACAAGAGTGATGACAGCAATGAGCCGGATAAAAAAACTAGCCGAAGAGCATCGCTACAAGGATCTGTTTATTGGATGGCACCAGAAGTAGTCAAGCAAACGGCTTATACCAAAAAAGCTGACATTTGGTCTGTCGGATGTCTTATTGTGGAAATGTTTACTGGTAAGCATCCTTTTCCTAACTTCACGCAAATGCAAGCTATCTTCAAGATTGGTACCCATGTCAGCCCTGTAATTCCTGAATGGTGTACTCCAGAAGCCAAAGAATTTTTGACCAAAACTTTTGAATTGGAATACGAAAATCGCCCAGACGCCATAGATTTACTCTCCAAGCTGTTTTTAAACCCCTTGATCATATCCAAACAGTAATATTATATATTGTATCTCTAGATATAAGGTATATATTTACGATCCTCTTGCTAGTATGATTGGTTGCGAAAAATAAGGTTGGATTAATCAACACCCGCATTTTGTTTGAGAAGGAAAAAAAGACTTTGTAGATGACATGGAGATCCCCTTAAAGTCACAAGCAAAGGTATCTCTAACTGATATTCGAAAACTTGATAATAGCAAATATCACATCGATAATGATGACACTCTTGATACGTATGATGATGAACAccaattgaacaagttgactAGAACTTATTCAGAGACTGAAGTCAACAATTTCGATGAGGAAACAGGACATAGGTTGTATGACGACGAATTATTTCGTCCAAAGAGAACCTATATGGATCAAGAGACAGAGTCCGGTATCAGCAGGTTATACAGTCGATCTCATGGGCGTCCATTTGGAATCGAAGATGAATACATTCCTGGTTTAAACTTTAGTGACATGGTTTACAAGTGGAGTGACACACCAGATTTGTCAAGAACCAACAGCACCAGTTcgtttttggacttggatgatttgCATGCTCGGGTTTCCCCAAAGAAGATCTTTCAAGGGTCGCTTACGCTGATGTCATTGAAACGAATGAAGACGAGTCAAAGTGATTTTGACATGATCTTAGACAGCTTACCAtccaatttcaatgatatGCCATACTCCCAGAGGAAAAAAGTAGTGAAGTCGATCAATGAAAACGTTGATTACTCTCAATTTTCCGTATACATGAAGAACTATTTCGGTAAAAAGACTTTGGCTGGCCGATTACTTTCATCGACCACagacttgaaaaagataGTTCCCTTGAATGTTGACGAGAAAGGAGCTAGAGTCATGGAATACACATTGGGTAAAGTCATAGGGTTTGGTGCGTGGGGTACTATTCGAGAATGCTTCGATAATAACCAGAACCCCTATGCCATGAAGATTGTTAGCAATAAGAAGATGAGTGTCATTAATTTATTCAAGCGAGAGATTATGATTTGGGAGCAGTTGAATCATCCaaaaatcttgaaactcttcaaatatcttgaaacagaagattCTATCTTTTGTTTAATGGACAGAATCAAAGGTGGAACATTGTTTGAGTTAGTTCTGAAATGGGGGGTTATTGAAGGAAATGAAGACTTTTCTGAGGATGCCCAATCATTGGGGGGAGGCCCCATAAGGCCTGTAAGATCAGCTCAAAGCATATCCTCTTTTTCCATTCCTAGCTCAAGAAGAGTAGAACTTGTAATCAATTTCACTAGACAAATCGTCAAAGGAGTCCAGTATTTACACAACTCAGGCATAGTTCATGGAGATATCAAACTTGAGAATATCTTGGTTGATAAGACtaaagaagcagaagatgATTGGCAGATGATTATCTGTGACTTTGGAATGTCAAGATTCTATAGGCTGAGGTCAAGCACAGAAATCAGATCCAAAAGTTCCATGAGCGAAGTCCGCAAACCTTATAAAGGAGAAAGTCTCCACAGCAGGTTATTACtcaacgagttgaatgAGAAGTCTCGATCTAGAAACAACTTATCAATTAAATCTATGTCAAGATCGAATTCTCCCTCAAAGAGTGAGCCTACCCTGAGCAGTTCTCTCGAAAGTATCAAAAAATACGTTAGAGAAATGAAAGCTAAAGAGCTTAAACGTCAAAGTCAAGTGGACCTAGACTTGCCTGATAGCCACATTGGATCTTTACCATATGCATCACCTGAACTATTGTTACCGAACCCCCCACCACTTGGCCCATCAGCAGACATTTGGGCTCTTGGAATCTTGATCTATACTATGATCATGGGAAGACTACCATTCCAGCATTTCTATGAACCCAGGCTCAGAGCCATGATTATAAAGGGCAAATTCAATCGgaaggacttggagaatGTTCTTAAAGATCATGAATGGGTTAATGGATTAATAACGGGATGCTTAGAGCTGGATATAACCAAACGATTAGACATTGATCTAATTGACGACATGATTGAACGAAACACAAATACCGCATAAAGAGAACATTTTTCACGACTTTTTAATTTTGTATGAATAAATATTAATATTACCCTTTTTCATCTTGTATGTCTATTCTAATGACAAAAGAGCgttcttgaaatcttcaattaAATCGTCGATGTTTTCGAGACCAACACTTACTCTTAACAATGAAGGATCGACAGAACTATCACTGAGTGCTCTCCACTCAATTAAACTTTCAGCACCTCCTAACGATGTAGCGTGAACAAAGTAGTTCAATTTTGAAGGTAAACTTTTAGCCAATTTTTCCGACGTCAAAGTCAAAGCGAATGTTGGAGAATGCTTTGTAATTTGGTCAGGGTACTTGGTTGTCTGAAGCGACCCATGGAacaattctttcaacaccttgaatTCAGCCCGGTGATCATTTAAATATTTGACCAATTGTTCACAGTTGTCACTCTGCTTCAAGATCCGTAACTCAAATGTCTTTAAACTCCTGTACAACAAAGTTGATTCCAAGTTGCCTATATTCGTG encodes:
- a CDS encoding uncharacterized protein (EggNog:ENOG503NY7Z; COG:T), yielding MEIPLKSQAKVSLTDIRKLDNSKYHIDNDDTLDTYDDEHQLNKLTRTYSETEVNNFDEETGHRLYDDELFRPKRTYMDQETESGISRLYSRSHGRPFGIEDEYIPGLNFSDMVYKWSDTPDLSRTNSTSSFLDLDDLHARVSPKKIFQGSLTSMSLKRMKTSQSDFDMILDSLPSNFNDMPYSQRKKVVKSINENVDYSQFSVYMKNYFGKKTLAGRLLSSTTDLKKIVPLNVDEKGARVMEYTLGKVIGFGAWGTIRECFDNNQNPYAMKIVSNKKMSVINLFKREIMIWEQLNHPKILKLFKYLETEDSIFCLMDRIKGGTLFELVSKWGVIEGNEDFSEDAQSLGGGPIRPVRSAQSISSFSIPSSRRVELVINFTRQIVKGVQYLHNSGIVHGDIKLENILVDKTKEAEDDWQMIICDFGMSRFYRSRSSTEIRSKSSMSEVRKPYKGESLHSRLLLNELNEKSRSRNNLSIKSMSRSNSPSKSEPTSSSSLESIKKYVREMKAKELKRQSQVDLDLPDSHIGSLPYASPELLLPNPPPLGPSADIWALGILIYTMIMGRLPFQHFYEPRLRAMIIKGKFNRKDLENVLKDHEWVNGLITGCLESDITKRLDIDLIDDMIERNTNTA
- the STE11 gene encoding ATP binding (COG:T; EggNog:ENOG503NURD) codes for the protein MSALSKNLDSESPTTSQAVETPNIDLKELKQWLTKSNCQNYYTKFVEQGVTYELVPELDTNALKELGVTKVGDRLKLEIAVSNLKAEKLKKLISIDELYNSLNLYTLASPTYRPSALNIGDYAMTSESTIVQSTDVNVIQNMSQSTINLNQNSAIPENKNSNKNITFILADGSLKKVNVTGCFNAQSIKRKVLRKLGIKSQENKYDTYIQNSNSIDAVSLLYDVELVTICYSPERLEKHRVMLCEKGQYPTSTQVEVSAKIMAKYERFNKAKSINTQQEPAINQPPTLRQVFGQRPPSELISSNLAEYFPEAHHKELEQSIRNSVRYSVRFSRRLPYNGLGLGSNLSVNSSSHKRHSVYSNSTVRNPAPSLNLSDNSSSQQRRLPSGRTIGEMMVNHVNSIEEVVNPGDNYSIFSKPSINSDKSNLSGSQSPYGGDSKYHTTASSNKARLSIAANFVDQSNDNNRYSRIELLNVDSDDEDYDDYFDDGDFIAEYGDLEPSPFLEEDGPKNWLKGARIGSGSFGTVYLGMSPFTGELMAVKQVSLNNSQPESQNLMVEALQHEMLLLKNLNHKNIVRYLGSSISEEHLNIFLEYVPGGSVQSMLMSYGPFEEPLIRNFIRQVLIGLTYLHGEDIIHRDIKGANILIDIKGTVKISDFGISKKITNKSDDSNEPDKKTSRRASLQGSVYWMAPEVVKQTAYTKKADIWSVGCLIVEMFTGKHPFPNFTQMQAIFKIGTHVSPVIPEWCTPEAKEFLTKTFELEYENRPDAIDLLSKSFLNPLIISKQ